A genomic stretch from Gorilla gorilla gorilla isolate KB3781 chromosome 20, NHGRI_mGorGor1-v2.1_pri, whole genome shotgun sequence includes:
- the FGF21 gene encoding fibroblast growth factor 21, with the protein MDSDETGFEHSGLWVSVLAGLLLGACQAHPIPDSSPLLQFGGQVRQRYLYTDDAQQTEAHLEIREDGTVGGAADQSPESLLQLKALKPGVIQILGVKTSRFLCQRPDGALYGSLHFDPEACSFRELLLEDGYNVYQSEAHGLPLHLPGNKSPHRDPAPRGPARFLPLPGLPPAPPEPPGILAPQPPDVGSSDPLSMVGPSQGRSPSYAS; encoded by the exons ATGGACTCGGACGAGACCGGGTTCGAGCACTCAGGACTGTGGGTTTCTGTGCTGGCTGGTCTTCTGCTGGGAGCCTGCCAGGCACACCCCATCCCTGACTCCAGTCCTCTCCTGCAATTCGGGGGCCAAGTCCGGCAGCGGTACCTCTACACAGATGATGCCCAGCAGACAGAAGCCCACCTGGAGATCAGGGAGGATGGGACGGTGGGGGGCGCTGCTGACCAGAGCCCTGAAA GTCTCCTGCAGCTGAAAGCCTTGAAGCCGGGAGTTATTCAAATCTTGGGAGTCAAGACATCCAGGTTCCTGTGCCAGAGGCCAGATGGGGCCCTGTATGGATCG CTCCACTTTGACCCTGAGGCCTGCAGCTTCCGGGAGCTGCTTCTTGAGGACGGATACAATGTTTACCAGTCCGAGGCCCACGGCCTCCCGCTGCACCTGCCGGGGAACAAGTCCCCACACCGGGACCCTGCACCCCGAGGACCAGCTCGCTTCCTGCCACTACCAGGCCTGCCCCCCGCACCCCCGGAGCCACCCGGAATCCTGGCCCCCCAGCCCCCCGATGTGGGCTCCTCGGACCCTCTGAGCATGGTGGGACCTTCCCAGGGCCGAAGCCCCAGCTACGCTTCCTGA
- the FUT1 gene encoding galactoside alpha-(1,2)-fucosyltransferase 1, which yields MTGRRGRARSPASPIWGAVGPGAIALAPGAGARRQVTGGAPPSSHPPGPGGRTLRNSRPRPLLPLLPKPSLPVRTGCAEGRAAGPDSRTPGVPGAAGCGLPLRRVRSGHEKRTVDLPPASSSAMWPPSHRQLCLAFLLVCVFSVISFFLHIHQDSFPHGLGLSILCPDRRLVTPPVAIFCLPGTAMGPNASSSCPQHPASLSGTWTVYPNGRFGNQMGQYATLLALAQLNGRRAFILPAMHAALAPVFRITLPVLAPEVDSRTPWRELQLHDWMSEEYADLRDPFLKLSGFPCSWTFFHHLREQIRREFTLHDHLREEAQSVLGQLRLGRTRDRLGRTRDRPRTFVGVHVRRGDYLQVMPQRWKGVVGDSAYLRQAMDWFRARHEAPVFVVTSNGMEWCKENIDTSQGDVTFAGDGQEATPWKDFALLTQCNHTIMTIGTFGFWAAYLAGGDTVYLANFTLPDSEFLKIFKPEAAFLPEWVGINADLSPLWTLAKP from the exons ATGACGGGGCGGAGGGGCAGGGCGCGGTCCCCTGCATCCCCGATCTGGGGAGCGGTGGGCCCAGGGGCCATCGCCTTAGCCCCTGGCGCTGGGGCTCGGCGCCAAGTGACGGGCGGGGCTCCACCTTCCAGCCATCCGCCCGGCCCGGGAGGGCGGACGCTGCGAAACTCCCGGCCGcgccctctccttcctctcctccccaagCCCTCGCTGCCAGTCCGGACAGGCTGCGCGGAGGGGAGGGCTGCCGGGCCGGATAGCCGGACGCCTGGCGTTCCAGGGGCGGCCGGATGTGGCCTGCCTTTGCGGAGGGTGCGCTCCGGCCACGAAAAGCGGACTGTGGATCTGCCACCTGCAAGCAGCTCGG CCATGTGGCCCCCGAGCCATCGTCAGCTCTGCCTGGCCTTCCTGCTAGTCTGTGTCTTCTCTGTAATCTCCTTCTTCCTCCATATCCATCAAGACAGCTTTCCACATGGCCTAGGCCTGTCGATCCTGTGTCCAGACCGCCGCCTGGTGACACCCCCAGTGGCCATCTTCTGCCTGCCGGGTACTGCGATGGGCCCCAACGCCTCCTCTTCCTGTCCCCAgcaccctgcctccctctccGGCACCTGGACTGTCTACCCCAATGGCCGGTTTGGTAATCAGATGGGACAGTATGCCACGCTGCTGGCTCTGGCCCAGCTCAACGGCCGCCGGGCCTTTATCCTGCCTGCTATGCATGCCGCCCTGGCCCCGGTATTCCGCATCACCCTGCCCGTGCTGGCCCCAGAAGTGGACAGCCGCACGCCGTGGCGGGAGCTGCAGCTTCACGACTGGATGTCGGAGGAGTACGCGGACTTGAGAGATCCTTTCCTGAAGCTCTCTGGCTTCCCCTGCTCTTGGACTTTCTTCCACCATCTCCGGGAACAGATCCGCAGAGAGTTCACCCTGCACGACCACCTTCGGGAAGAGGCGCAGAGTGTGCTGGGTCAGCTCCGCCTGGGCCGCACAAGGGACCGCCTGGGCCGCACAAGGGACCGCCCGCGCACCTTTGTCGGCGTCCACGTGCGCCGTGGGGACTATCTGCAGGTTATGCCTCAGCGCTGGAAGGGTGTGGTGGGCGACAGCGCCTACCTCCGGCAGGCCATGGACTGGTTCCGGGCACGGCACGAAGCCCCCGTTTTCGTGGTCACCAGCAACGGCATGGAGTGGTGTAAAGAAAACATTGACACCTCCCAGGGCGATGTGACGTTTGCTGGCGATGGACAGGAGGCTACACCGTGGAAAGACTTTGCCCTGCTCACACAGTGCAACCACACCATTATGACCATTGGCACCTTCGGCTTCTGGGCTGCCTACCTGGCTGGCGGAGACACTGTCTACCTGGCCAACTTCACCCTGCCAGACTCTGAGTTCCTGAAGATCTTTAAGCCGGAGGCCGCCTTCCTGCCCGAGTGGGTGGGCATTAATGCAGACTTGTCTCCACTCTGGACATTGGCTAAGCCTTGA
- the IZUMO1 gene encoding izumo sperm-egg fusion protein 1 isoform X1: MGPHFTLLCAALAGCLLPAEGCVICDPSVVLALKSLEKDYLPGHLDAKHHKAMMERVENAVKDFQELSLNEDAYMGVVDEATLQKGSWSLLKDLKRITDSDVKGDLFVKELFWMLHLQKETFATYVARFQKEAYCPNKCGVMLQTLIWCKNCKKEVHACRKSYDCGERNVEVPQMEDMILDCELNWHQASEGLTDYSFYRVWGNNTETLVSKGKEATLTKPMVGPEDAGSYRCELGSVNSSPATIINFHVRVLPKMIKEEKPSPNIVTPGEATTESSITLQPLKPEKMLASRLLGLLICGSLALITGLTFAIFRRRKVIDFIKSSLFGLGSGAAEQTQVPEEKATDSRQQ; this comes from the exons ATGGGGCCGCATTTTACCCTCCTGTGTGCGGCGCTGGCCGGTTGCTTGCTTCCTGCCGAGGGGTGTGTTATATGTGACCCGTCTGTCGTGCTGGCGCTAAAGTCCCTGGAGAAAGATTACCTGCCTGGCCACCTGGATGCGAAGCATCACAAAGCCATGATGGAAAGGGTAGAGAACGCCGTGAAGGATTTCCAGGAACTGTCGCTTAATGAGGATGCCTATATGGGGGTCGTTG ATGAGGCCACGCTGCAAAAGGGGTCCTGGAGTTTGCTGAAGGATCTGAAACGCATCACAGACAGTGATGTAAAAG GCGATCTCTTCGTGAAGGAGCTATTTTGGATGTTGCACTTGCAAAAGGAAACCTTTGCCACCTATGTTGCTCGATTCCAAAAAGAGG CTTATTGTCCCAACAAATGTG GTGTGATGTTGCAAACTCTGATCTGGTGCAAGAACTGCAAAAAGGAGGTTCACGCTTGTCGAAAGTCCTACGATTGCGGGG agcGGAATGTGGAAGTTCCTCAAATGGAAGACATGATCCTGGACTGTGAGTTAAACTGGCATCAGGCTTCCGAAGGCCTCACTGATTACAGCTTTTACAGG GTTTGGGGGAACAATACGGAGACCTTGGTGTCCAAGGGGAAAGAGGCCACCCTGACCAAGCCCATGGTGGGTCCAGAGGATGCAGGCAGCTACCGCTGCGAGCTGGGCTCTGTGAATTCCAGCCCAGCCACGATCATCAATTTTCACGTCAGAG TGTTGCCCAAAATGATCAAGGAGGAAAAACCTTCTCCAAATATCGTAACCCCGGGGGAGGCGACCACGGAGTCGTCCATAACCCTCCAGCCTCTGAAGCCCGAGAAAATGCTGGCAAGCCGCCTTCTGGGGCTGCTGATCTGCGGCTCCCTAGCACTGATAACCGGCCTTACCTTTGC GATATTTCGTCGAAGGAAGGTGATCGATTTCATCAAATCCTCACTGTTTGGCCTTGGCAGTGGAGCGGCCGAGCAAACCCAGGTCCCAGAAGAAAAGGCCACAGATTCGAGGCAACAATAA
- the IZUMO1 gene encoding izumo sperm-egg fusion protein 1 isoform X2, which yields MLHLQKETFATYVARFQKEAYCPNKCGVMLQTLIWCKNCKKEVHACRKSYDCGERNVEVPQMEDMILDCELNWHQASEGLTDYSFYRVWGNNTETLVSKGKEATLTKPMVGPEDAGSYRCELGSVNSSPATIINFHVRVLPKMIKEEKPSPNIVTPGEATTESSITLQPLKPEKMLASRLLGLLICGSLALITGLTFAIFRRRKVIDFIKSSLFGLGSGAAEQTQVPEEKATDSRQQ from the exons ATGTTGCACTTGCAAAAGGAAACCTTTGCCACCTATGTTGCTCGATTCCAAAAAGAGG CTTATTGTCCCAACAAATGTG GTGTGATGTTGCAAACTCTGATCTGGTGCAAGAACTGCAAAAAGGAGGTTCACGCTTGTCGAAAGTCCTACGATTGCGGGG agcGGAATGTGGAAGTTCCTCAAATGGAAGACATGATCCTGGACTGTGAGTTAAACTGGCATCAGGCTTCCGAAGGCCTCACTGATTACAGCTTTTACAGG GTTTGGGGGAACAATACGGAGACCTTGGTGTCCAAGGGGAAAGAGGCCACCCTGACCAAGCCCATGGTGGGTCCAGAGGATGCAGGCAGCTACCGCTGCGAGCTGGGCTCTGTGAATTCCAGCCCAGCCACGATCATCAATTTTCACGTCAGAG TGTTGCCCAAAATGATCAAGGAGGAAAAACCTTCTCCAAATATCGTAACCCCGGGGGAGGCGACCACGGAGTCGTCCATAACCCTCCAGCCTCTGAAGCCCGAGAAAATGCTGGCAAGCCGCCTTCTGGGGCTGCTGATCTGCGGCTCCCTAGCACTGATAACCGGCCTTACCTTTGC GATATTTCGTCGAAGGAAGGTGATCGATTTCATCAAATCCTCACTGTTTGGCCTTGGCAGTGGAGCGGCCGAGCAAACCCAGGTCCCAGAAGAAAAGGCCACAGATTCGAGGCAACAATAA